Within the Elusimicrobiota bacterium genome, the region GAGTGAACGGAGATTTCCATGAACGGGAAGGAAAAGCGGCGCGCGGCGCGCATAAAGCATAATACGGTGATCGATATTCTCGACATGGAGGGGGAGGTCGCCGTTTCCAGCCGCCTTATCGATGTTTCCGCTACAGGGGCTTCGTTCTCGATGGGAGACCCTCTTCCGATAGCGGGTAGGTTCGGCGCGCGGCTGAGGTTTATGGACAAGAGCGTGATAGAGGTTAAGGCACATGTGGTGTGGACCAGGAAAGAGAAGAATCTTTTGCGCTACGGCATAAAGTTCGACTCCCTGAGGCAGTTGCGCCC harbors:
- a CDS encoding PilZ domain-containing protein: MNGKEKRRAARIKHNTVIDILDMEGEVAVSSRLIDVSATGASFSMGDPLPIAGRFGARLRFMDKSVIEVKAHVVWTRKEKNLLRYGIKFDSLRQLRPPENQTASVIKW